One Microcaecilia unicolor chromosome 4, aMicUni1.1, whole genome shotgun sequence genomic region harbors:
- the LOC115468280 gene encoding zinc finger protein OZF-like, with product MPAGASQEDVQCLEEGQQELQKHEKNYDILITVENDVSTEIDPGENHESKKTLSQGEREETASCSDGGENCLLENEQKISVEGSAEKCEENASGVACTREENGDQATEERGLSNTNGIHITDPVTQKPQKGSSVEETPNTENEKTLKQKEELQNTEKTHTGETPFTSTKTKNALTQDTDQEQWKMHPGDKPFVCSECDKSSWPKVHPPKHQKVHTGERLFCCCECDKRFWTKTSLEVHKKIHSNERPFSCLICEKRFRHTKGLRLHQKTHTGEKAFSCGLCDKRFTWKSNLTKHQKIHTGEKPFSCPQCGKCFAQKTHLNIHQKTHTDEKPFSCPECDKKFRIKKSLTIHMKIHTGERPYSCTECNKSFIQKVHLLKHQRVHTRKIPSSADGSKKLIPKPKRTRRPKPPSGPKPPSERPYLCTVCNKRFTRKSHLKSHQHIHTGEKPFPCTECHKRFNQKTHLKIHQKTHTGVSPYLCTRCSRFFSQKAALTRHEKIHLVERPFLCTGCDKRFRQKEYLIRHQKIHADVPKVKVKCRR from the coding sequence AAAATGATGTTTCCACGGAGATCGATCCTGGGGAGAACCACGAATCCAAGAAGACCTTAtcgcagggagagagagaggagacggcATCATGTTCTGACGGAGGAGAAAACTGCCTCTTAGAAAAcgagcagaaaatttcagttgAAGGCTCAGCTGAGAAGTGTGAGGAAAATGCCAGTGGAGTCGCATGTACAAGAGAAGAGAATGGAGACCAGGCAACAGAAGAAAGAGGTTTAAGCAATACAAATGGGATACATATCACAGATCCTGTAACtcagaaaccacagaaaggatCGAGCGTTGAAGAGACACCAAATACAGAAAATGAGAAAACCCTCAAACAGAAGGAAGAACTACAGAACACAGAGAAAACACACACAGGAGAGACACCTTTTACATCTACCAAAACCAAGAATGCTTTAACTCAGGATACAGATCAGGAACAATGGAAAATGCATCCGGGAGACAAACCATTTGTATGttctgagtgtgataaaagctcCTGGCCAAAAGTACACCCTCCAAAACACCAGAAAGTACACACCGGTGAGCGACTGTTTTGCTGTTGTGAATGTGATAAAAGATTCTGGACCAAGACCAGCCTTGAagtacacaagaaaatccacagtaATGAAAGACCATTTTCTTGTCTTATTTGTGAGAAAAGATTCAGACATACGAAAGGTCTCCGGTTACACCAGAAAACACATACAGGTGAAAAAGCGTTTTCATGTGGTCTGTGTGATAAACGATTCACGTGGAAGTCAAATCtcaccaaacatcagaaaattCACACCGGGGAGAAACCGTTTTCCTGTCCTCAGTGTGGTAAATGCTTCGCTCAGAAGACACACCTCAACATACACCAGAAAACCCACACCGATGAGAAACCATTTTCTTGTCCTGAATGCGATAAAAAGTTCAGGATTAAGAAAAGCCTCACAATTCATATGAAAATACACACTGGTGAAAGACCATATagttgcactgagtgtaataagagCTTTATTCAAAAGGTACATCTTTTAAAACACCAACGTGTTCACACTCGTAAAATTCCATCTTCAGCTGATGGTAGCAAAAAACTAATTCCGAAACCCAAGCGAACAAGACGCCCGAAACCTCCATCTGGTCCAAAGCCTCCTAGCGAGAGACCGTATTTATGTACCGTCTGTAATAAAAGATTCACTAGGAAATCGCATTTAAAGTCACACCAGCATATCCACACAGGGGAGAAACCATTTCCTTGTACTGAGTGTCATAAAAGGTTCAATCAAAAGACCCACCTCAAAATACACCAAAAAACCCACACTGGCGTGAGTCCTTATTTGTGCACTCGCTGTAGTAGGTTTTTTAGTCAGAAGGCAGCCCTGACGAGACATGAAAAAATACACCTTGTTGAGAGACCGTTTTTATGTACTGGATGTGATAAACGTTTTCGTCAGAAGGAATATCTTATAAGGCACCAGAAAATCCACGCTGACGTCCCGAAGGTCAAAGTTaaatgccggcgctag